Part of the Deltaproteobacteria bacterium GWC2_65_14 genome is shown below.
CCGCCATCTGCACCGGGGCGCGGGCGGCGGCTCCCCCCATCCCGGGGATCGAGGAGGTCGGCTACCTGACCAACGAAACGGTTTTTTCCCTGACGGAACTTCCCCCGAGGATCGCCGTGATCGGCGCCGGCCCGATAGGATCGGAACTTTCCCAGTCCTTCTGCCGCATGGGCAGCCGGGTGACCCTGGTGGAGATGGGGCCCCACATCCTCTCCCGGGAGGACCCCGACGCCGCGGCCGTCGTGCAGGATGCTCTCCTGTCGGACGGGGTGAACCTTCTGCTGAACGCGAAGGTCGTGCGGGTCGGGAAGGAAGGGCCAGACAAGATCGTCCACGTGGAGCAGGGGGGGGAACCGCTGCAGGTCCGCGTCGACGAGATCCTCGTCGGCATCGGGCGGGCCCCCAACGTGGACGGACTGAACCTGGAATCGGTGGGGATCGCCTACGACCCCCGGCGCGGAGTCCTCGTCGACGACCGGCTCCGGACCTCCAACCCGCGCGTCTTCGCCGCGGGCGACATCTGCTTCCCCTACAAGTTCACCCACACCGCCGACGCGCTGGCCCGCATCCTGATCGCCAACGCCCTGTTCCTCGGAAGGCAGAAAAGCTCCGCGCTGGTCGTTCCCTGGTGCACCTACACCGACCCGGAGATCGCCCACGTGGGGATGTACGAGAAGGATGCTACGACCCGGGGGATCCCGGTGACGACGATGACCGTCCCCCTTTCCGACGTCGACCGGGCGCTGCTCGACGGGGAGACGGAAGGGTTCGCCCGCGTGCATCTGCGGAAAGGAAGCGATACGATCCTGGGCGCCACGATCGTTGCCGGCCATGCCGGGGACATGATCAACGAGTTTTCGCTGGCCATGGCCGCCGGCCTCGGGCTCTCCGCGATCGGAAAGACGATCCACCCCTACCCGACGCAGGGGGAGGTGGTCAAGAAGCTGGCCGACGCCTACAACCGGACCCGGCTCACTCCCACGGTGAAGAAGATATTCTCCGCCTGGCTGCGCTGGCAGAGATCCTGACCGCCCCCGCCCCGGGCCTGCGGGTGGGGCGATCCTGCCCCCTCCCGGTCAGCGGTGCTTGTGGGCGTAGCGGAGGGCGGTGGTTTTTTCGAGGGTGATCATCCCGCCGCTCATCATCTCGTCGATCTTCGGCATCACCTGGTCGATCTTCTCCTGCGTGTCGACCGCGATGACGATCACCGGGAGATCGCGCGACATCTCCGCCGAGTCCTTCCCCCGCCGGAGACTGCGGGCGCCGTACCCCGCAATCCCGCGAATGACGGTCGCCCCGGAGAACCCCTCCTTCCGGAACAACCTGACGAGCGCCTCGTACAGGAGATCGTCCCCGTACCTGTCCCCCTCGCCGATCCAGATCCGCATCCGGACCTTTTCCCCGACAAGCTTGGTCATCGGACTCCTCCTTGCCGATAGATGGACCCTCTCCTATCCCTTGCCGACTTCGGACACCCCTGCCGGCATCCTTCCGAACCTCGGAAAAAATCGAGGCGTGCGATTCGCATACTCGATCCATGCAGCTCCGAACGCCTCGCGGGACTCCGCCTCCTCTCGCAGAGCGAGCCGGTAATACATGGTGACCAGCGCAGGAAACATGAGCAGCGTCAGCAGCGTCGGCCACTGAAGGAGGAACCCGAAGAGGATCAGGATGAACCCGCCGTACTGCGGATGGCGGACGCGGGCATACGGCCCGGTCGTCGCCGTTTGCCGGTCCCTCTGGGCCGCATAGAGCACCTTCCACGCGGAATAGAGCAGGAGGAACCCGGCCAGGATGAAAAGGTTGCTCAGGATGTGGAGCGGATCGAAATGCGGGTCCCCCGAAAACCCGAACAGCGTATGCCAGAGGTGCCCGGACTCGTGGGAGAAGAGGTCCGCCCCGGGGAGCCGCGTCTGAAGCCACCCGGACAGNNNNNNNNNNNNNNNNNNNNNNNNNNNNNNNNNNNNNNAGAGCGCCACGATGAAGGCGGAAAACGCC
Proteins encoded:
- a CDS encoding mercuric reductase yields the protein MTKPFVVLPDTEENRTWVDNVHPPGWKNPAPAERYNLVVIGAGTAGLVTAAGAAGLGAKVALIEREFMGGDCLNVGCVPSKGVIRPARAIHGARTAGKFGVGGTEQLTIDFGKAMERMRRIRAKISGHDSVRRFSETLGIDVFLGEGRFAGPDVVEVDGARLRFARAAICTGARAAAPPIPGIEEVGYLTNETVFSLTELPPRIAVIGAGPIGSELSQSFCRMGSRVTLVEMGPHILSREDPDAAAVVQDALLSDGVNLLLNAKVVRVGKEGPDKIVHVEQGGEPLQVRVDEILVGIGRAPNVDGLNLESVGIAYDPRRGVLVDDRLRTSNPRVFAAGDICFPYKFTHTADALARILIANALFLGRQKSSALVVPWCTYTDPEIAHVGMYEKDATTRGIPVTTMTVPLSDVDRALLDGETEGFARVHLRKGSDTILGATIVAGHAGDMINEFSLAMAAGLGLSAIGKTIHPYPTQGEVVKKLADAYNRTRLTPTVKKIFSAWLRWQRS